A window of Bacteroidota bacterium contains these coding sequences:
- a CDS encoding TCR/Tet family MFS transporter, with product MQRIKNPLTFIFITVLIDCIGIRIVYPVAATLISEVGHMDVNKAVTYSGWMMAAYAIMQFIFSPILGSLSDTFGRRPILLISLLGLGVNYIFLAIANTLTLLFIGRIIAGICGSSLTTAYAYVADKSPLEKRAQHFGVLGAAFGLGFIIGPFLGGVLSEWGTRVPFVAAAILSFLNFLYGFFILPESLPAESRRSFSFKRANPIGAFLKFRNHENAKPLLLSLFFLFLGVQVMPAIWPFYTKYVFHWSDLSIGYSLAFVGVMVAGVKSFLIKQAQLRLGEKKSVITGFVFYFVGMLVFSIANEAWMLYVILLFYCLGGIASPTLQAILCTKIPANEQGELQGVISSIMSLCNILSPLLMSNLFYFFTKQNTPIYFPGAPFLAAAVSILIAILFFIFSFKSNFSIFENKQVNKYGRHFQ from the coding sequence ATGCAAAGGATAAAAAATCCGCTCACCTTTATTTTTATTACAGTTTTGATCGATTGCATCGGCATTCGAATTGTGTATCCCGTTGCTGCTACATTGATTTCGGAAGTGGGACATATGGACGTGAACAAGGCTGTAACTTACAGCGGTTGGATGATGGCTGCTTACGCCATTATGCAGTTTATTTTTTCGCCCATACTTGGCAGCTTGAGTGATACATTTGGGCGTAGACCCATACTCCTAATCTCCCTATTAGGCCTTGGTGTGAACTATATTTTTCTGGCAATAGCCAACACACTAACGCTGCTTTTTATAGGTAGAATTATTGCCGGAATTTGCGGCTCCAGTTTAACTACAGCCTACGCCTATGTTGCCGATAAAAGCCCGCTTGAAAAAAGAGCGCAACACTTTGGAGTGCTCGGCGCTGCATTTGGATTAGGTTTTATTATTGGGCCATTTTTGGGAGGCGTATTAAGTGAATGGGGAACCCGAGTACCATTTGTTGCTGCCGCTATACTTTCCTTTCTGAATTTTTTGTATGGATTTTTTATTTTACCGGAATCACTTCCCGCGGAAAGCAGAAGAAGTTTTTCATTTAAACGTGCAAATCCAATAGGTGCTTTTCTAAAATTTCGCAACCACGAAAATGCAAAACCGCTTTTACTTTCTTTGTTTTTTTTATTTCTTGGAGTACAGGTAATGCCTGCCATTTGGCCTTTTTACACCAAATATGTTTTTCATTGGAGTGATTTATCCATTGGCTATTCCTTAGCTTTTGTAGGAGTGATGGTGGCTGGAGTAAAAAGCTTTTTAATAAAACAAGCACAGCTACGGTTAGGCGAAAAAAAATCAGTCATCACAGGCTTCGTATTTTATTTTGTTGGGATGCTGGTTTTCTCTATTGCCAATGAAGCTTGGATGCTGTATGTTATACTTTTATTTTACTGCTTGGGCGGCATTGCATCACCTACCTTGCAAGCAATCCTTTGCACAAAAATTCCTGCTAATGAACAAGGAGAATTGCAAGGTGTGATTTCGTCTATCATGAGTTTATGCAACATCTTATCTCCTTTGCTTATGAGTAACCTTTTTTATTTTTTCACGAAACAAAATACTCCTATTTATTTTCCGGGTGCTCCGTTTCTTGCCGCTGCCGTATCTATTTTAATTGCAATATTGTTTTTCATTTTCTCATTCAAATCCAATTTTAGCATTTTTGAAAATAAACAGGTAAATAAATATGGTCGGCATTTTCAATAA